Proteins encoded in a region of the Malaciobacter mytili LMG 24559 genome:
- a CDS encoding DUF2325 domain-containing protein — translation MSVLIIGGDKISQISTMLEDLGAKTINHWDARKKSSAPKKKIPQDTDCIIMLTSFLNHNTMLKYKSEAKRKEIPFICAKRSVNCVYDEYVKVMGIKNCNDCYANCGNK, via the coding sequence ATGAGCGTTTTAATTATTGGAGGAGATAAGATCTCTCAAATATCAACAATGTTAGAAGATTTAGGTGCAAAAACAATCAATCATTGGGATGCAAGAAAAAAATCATCTGCTCCCAAGAAAAAAATACCACAAGATACAGATTGCATTATAATGCTTACTTCTTTTTTAAACCATAATACTATGCTTAAGTATAAAAGTGAAGCAAAAAGAAAAGAGATACCTTTTATTTGTGCTAAAAGAAGTGTAAATTGTGTTTATGATGAATATGTAAAAGTTATGGGTATCAAAAATTGCAATGACTGCTATGCAAATTGTGGAAATAAATAA
- a CDS encoding flavodoxin, which produces MATALFFASSTGNTEEVANKIAKSLGDIKIYNICDSDVNDILNYDKIILGTSTWGEGELQDDWDEIWEEFCSLDFSNKTVALFGLGDQDGYGDEFCDALGIMYEQVKKANANIIGFTSTDGYEYEYSKAQIGDEFAGLVIDEDNQDDLTDERIASWIEKIKNKIL; this is translated from the coding sequence ATGGCAACAGCACTTTTTTTTGCTAGTAGCACAGGAAATACTGAAGAAGTTGCAAATAAAATTGCAAAATCTTTAGGGGATATTAAAATATATAATATATGTGATAGCGATGTAAATGATATATTAAACTATGATAAGATAATCCTAGGTACTTCAACTTGGGGAGAAGGTGAACTTCAAGATGATTGGGATGAGATTTGGGAAGAGTTTTGCTCACTAGATTTTTCAAATAAAACAGTAGCACTATTTGGACTAGGGGATCAAGATGGTTATGGTGATGAGTTTTGTGATGCTTTAGGAATAATGTATGAACAAGTTAAAAAAGCAAATGCAAATATTATAGGATTTACTTCAACTGATGGTTATGAGTATGAATATTCTAAAGCACAAATTGGTGATGAATTTGCAGGTTTAGTTATAGATGAAGATAACCAAGATGACCTAACTGATGAAAGAATTGCTTCTTGGATTGAGAAAATAAAAAACAAGATTCTATAA
- a CDS encoding flavodoxin, with product MTCAIFYASKSGHAKEVANKISFALDEIRVFDIAVTGSEYINDYKHLVFGISTWNHGQMQQDWQKIWKDFSHIDFKGKKVAIFGLGDQKKYPDEFADAMRYVYDDLISHGATVVGFTSTKGYEFNSSKAVIDGKFVGLVLDEDNQSHLTDERIKKWAEEIKSEILYATS from the coding sequence ATGACTTGTGCAATATTTTATGCTAGTAAGAGTGGACACGCAAAAGAGGTAGCAAATAAAATATCTTTTGCTTTAGATGAAATTAGAGTTTTTGATATAGCTGTTACAGGAAGTGAATATATCAATGACTACAAGCATCTAGTTTTTGGTATTTCAACTTGGAATCATGGTCAAATGCAACAGGACTGGCAAAAGATTTGGAAAGATTTTTCACATATTGATTTTAAAGGTAAAAAAGTTGCAATTTTTGGTCTAGGAGATCAAAAAAAATACCCTGATGAATTTGCAGATGCAATGAGATATGTTTATGATGATTTAATATCTCATGGAGCAACTGTTGTTGGTTTTACTTCAACTAAAGGATATGAATTTAACTCTTCAAAAGCAGTGATTGATGGTAAATTTGTAGGTTTAGTTTTAGATGAAGATAACCAAAGTCATTTAACAGATGAAAGAATAAAAAAGTGGGCAGAAGAGATAAAAAGTGAAATCTTATATGCAACTTCTTAA
- a CDS encoding Opr family porin — MKKNLSLFASAAILCTTSLFADSTSIDEAFKNGKVSGDISVHYETWNKKGGEEDSGFSTPSVGLKFETDTYKGFQAGVAFRGNTELSEENHDDYEATMQKDGSVTEAYVQYENDTFLVKAGRQEIDLEWLGDYNDGVVAVLKAIPYTTLTAGYTNRQAEITLDTHDKFERFENKKGDNSAGYVIDAKVEPLKGLVFNPYFYTAKDIADYYGLKTTFDTDVYGLTAHYAQTNEDNVNGSNDEDGSILNLEARLNIADFTFTAGYIKTDSKGGIGSMDALGDNIDPTEELGDAVYATDSKSYYLGAGYTFKDLEISALYTQSKYENTDNNENNVKDKELTFAAAYSITEQLGVEVIYTDVDADKDSVLNDGHDFNKFVANVTYSF, encoded by the coding sequence ATGAAAAAGAATTTAAGTTTATTTGCAAGCGCGGCAATTTTATGCACTACTTCTTTATTTGCTGACTCAACTTCTATTGATGAAGCGTTTAAAAATGGTAAAGTAAGTGGAGATATTTCTGTTCATTATGAAACATGGAATAAAAAAGGTGGTGAGGAAGATAGTGGTTTTTCTACACCTTCAGTTGGATTAAAATTTGAAACAGATACATATAAAGGTTTCCAAGCAGGAGTTGCATTTAGAGGTAATACAGAATTATCAGAAGAAAATCACGATGATTACGAAGCTACAATGCAAAAAGATGGTTCAGTTACAGAAGCATATGTACAATATGAAAATGATACTTTTTTAGTAAAAGCGGGGAGACAAGAGATTGATTTAGAGTGGTTAGGAGATTATAATGATGGTGTTGTTGCTGTATTAAAAGCAATCCCATATACAACTTTAACTGCTGGATACACAAATAGACAAGCGGAAATTACACTAGATACACATGACAAATTTGAAAGATTTGAAAATAAAAAAGGTGATAACTCTGCTGGATATGTAATTGATGCAAAAGTTGAGCCATTAAAAGGTTTAGTATTTAATCCATATTTTTATACTGCAAAAGATATTGCTGATTATTATGGATTAAAAACTACTTTTGATACTGATGTTTATGGATTAACTGCACACTACGCACAAACAAACGAAGATAATGTAAATGGTTCAAATGATGAAGATGGAAGCATTTTAAATTTAGAAGCAAGATTAAATATTGCTGATTTTACTTTTACAGCTGGATATATAAAAACAGATAGTAAAGGAGGAATTGGTTCAATGGATGCATTAGGTGATAATATTGATCCAACAGAAGAATTAGGTGATGCAGTTTATGCAACTGATTCAAAATCTTACTATTTAGGTGCAGGATATACATTTAAAGATTTAGAAATTTCTGCACTATATACTCAATCAAAATATGAAAATACTGATAATAATGAAAACAATGTAAAAGATAAAGAATTAACTTTTGCAGCAGCATACAGTATCACTGAACAACTAGGTGTAGAAGTAATCTATACTGATGTAGATGCAGATAAAGACTCTGTATTAAATGATGGACATGATTTTAATAAATTTGTAGCAAATGTTACATATAGTTTTTAA